The DNA window AATCAAGCTGCACGTTTTCTTTCACTTCCGATGAAGCGGGTCCCTTGTAAACgagtcgtcttcttcttctcctcccagtCGCAGCGCCGCGTGGCGTACGACCCACGAGGAGAAGCGGGTGCTGGATAAGGCCAACGAGGAGGTCTGGAACGACTTCCGACAGGCGGCCGAGGCGCACAGACAGGTCCGCCAGCACGTCCGCGGCTTCATGAAACCCGGCATGACCATGATCGAGATCTGGTGAGGATGACCGCTTGCATCCGGCGAGACGTCGCTGTAGCGTTTAAGACGGATCGCTGCGGTTTGCGGTCACGCACGTGTCTTTAGATTCAGTGTTTTTGAACAGAGCCATGAATCTAGTTGTATATGTATGACAACCATCAGGCTTCTCAAACAAAAAGCAGTTGTTGAATGAACTCTCCCACCATCCGGGCGGCGTTCCCCGCTAACGTCTGGTTCAATCTCAGCGAGCGATTGGAGGACTGCTCTCGCAAGCTGATAAAGGAGGACCGGCTGAACGCCGGCCTGGCCTTCCCCACCGGCTGCTCGCTCAACCACTGCGCCGCCCACTACACGCCCAACGCCGGGGACGCCACCGTGCTGCAGTACGACGACGTCTGCAAGATCGACTTCGGCACGCACATCAACGGTACTTTGAACAATTGCAGCTTTACGctttacttcccccccccccccaaaaaaaacgaaGGGTTCAGCACAGTTAGAATCCCCTCAGTCACGGAGAACAAAGCTACGGGCTAAAAGCTGCTCGCCGCGTGTTTGCAGGCAGAATCATCGACTGTGCCTTCACCGTCACCTTCAACCCGCGGTACGACAAGCTGCTGGAGGCCGTGAGAGACGCCACCAACACCGGAATCAAGGTGCGAccgccacgccgccgccgccaccgcgcGCACCAACGCTCTgacgcggcgcccccccccccccctcccgtccgcTCACCGCTTCCCGTTTTGTCCGTTTGCAGAGCGCCGGCATCGACGTGCGTCTGTGTGACGTCGGAGAGGCCATTCAGGAGGTGATGGAGTCCTACGAGGTCGAGCTCGACGGCAAAACGTACCAAGGTTGGGTCTCTGCTGGTGGAGATCGCCCCCAGATGTGTGTCGCTGGTCGTATTCCATGTTTCTGAGCCCCGTCTGTTGTTCTGTTCCAGTGAAACCGATCCGAAACCTCAACGGCCATTCCATCGGTCAGTACCGGATACACGCCGGCAAGACTGTGCCCATCGTTAAAGGGGGAGAGGCGACCAAGATGGAGGTGAGCTGGTTCTGTATTTGATCCATCCACCGCCATGCAGGCGCTGAAATATCCCGTCGATCGCATCGTGGTTTCTGCTCATCAGCCCTTCCGACATTTCCGGATACGCACTTGTTCACCAGGAATGTTACGCCTCAGATTTTCTTTATGATGATCTGTGAGTGAAGCCTGAAACGTAAACGACGTGTAGATCAGTCAGTTTGTACAAACCTCACGGAGTGTTTTTCTCACCTTCAGGAGGGAGAGGTTTACGCCATCGAGACGTTCGGCAGCACGGGTAAGGGGATGGTGCACGACGACATGGAGTGCTCCCACTACATGAAGAACTTTGACGTGGGCCACGTCCCCATCAGGTAAACGGTTGGTCTCTgtaattctcacacacacacacacacacacacactgtggtctGACATCTGCGTCCTCTCCAGGCTGCCCCGAGCCAAGCACCTGCTGAACGTGGTCAACGAGCACTTCGGCACGCTGGCGTT is part of the Pungitius pungitius chromosome 2, fPunPun2.1, whole genome shotgun sequence genome and encodes:
- the metap2a gene encoding methionine aminopeptidase 2; amino-acid sequence: MADVVAEQVADQIPVPDREQNGEVGDRAEADPVGETAKKKKKKKKKTKSATTGAEEEADGVVEVVKQLEKQAIVDKENEEDGEEDGEDGENSAGKKKKKKKKKKGPKCQTEIPSVPICDLYPSGAFPIGQECEYPTLQDGRSAAWRTTHEEKRVLDKANEEVWNDFRQAAEAHRQVRQHVRGFMKPGMTMIEICERLEDCSRKLIKEDRLNAGLAFPTGCSLNHCAAHYTPNAGDATVLQYDDVCKIDFGTHINGRIIDCAFTVTFNPRYDKLLEAVRDATNTGIKSAGIDVRLCDVGEAIQEVMESYEVELDGKTYQVKPIRNLNGHSIGQYRIHAGKTVPIVKGGEATKMEEGEVYAIETFGSTGKGMVHDDMECSHYMKNFDVGHVPIRLPRAKHLLNVVNEHFGTLAFCRRWLDRLGETKYLMALKNLCDLGIVDPYPPLCDTKGCYTAQFEHTILLRPTCKEVVSRGDDY